The window ACGTAAAAAGCCAAAAACCGGTTCAAGGACCGAAAAAAGCGCTTATTATCGGGGCGTCGACGGGCTATGGGCTGGCTTCCCGCATCACGGCCGCTTTCGGATCGGGCGCGTCGACGATCGGCGTGTTTTTTGAGCGTCCGGCATCGGGCGACCGCACGGCAAGCGCGGGTTGGTATAATACGGCCGCATTCACCAAAGCTGCCCGCGAAGCGGGACTGTATGCGGGAAATATAAACGGGGACGCTTTTTCCGATGAAATCAAGCAGGAAACCATTCAATTGATCAAAGAAAAGCTGGGCAAAGTGGATATGGTGGTATACAGCCTGGCCTCGCCGCGCAGAACCCATCCCAAAACCGGGGAAGCCTTCTCGTCGGTGATCAAGCCTACCGGAAAGCCTTTCACGAGCAAAACGGTCAACGCCAACAGCGGCGAGGTTTCGGAGGTCACCATCGCGTCCGCGACCGAGGAGGAAATCCGCCAAACGATCGCCGTCATGGGCGGTGAGGATTGGGAAATGTGGATGGACGCGCTGAAGCAGACCGGGGTGCTTGCCGAAGGAGCCGTTACCGTCGCATATTCGTACATAGGCCCTGAGGTGACTCATGCGATTTATCGCGAAGGGACAATCGGCAAAGCGAAGGACGATCTGGAGGCCACGGCCCACAGGCTGACGGAAAAGCTGGGGGATATCGGCGGAAGGGCCTACGTATCGGTGAATAAAGCGCTGGTTACGCAATCCAGCTCGGCCATTCCGGTAGTGCCTTTGTATATTTCCCTGCTGTACAAGGTAATGAAGGAAAAGGGGCTGCATGAAGGCTGCATCGAACAGATTTATCGTTTGTTTGCGGACCGCTTATACAATGGAGCCCTTACGGAAACGGATGAACAAGGACGGATCCGCATCGACGAGCTGGAGATGCGGCAGGAGGTACAGCAGGAGGTTGACTCGTTATGGAAGCAGGTCAATACAGCCAATTTAGCCGAGCTGTCCGATATCCAGGGTTATCGCGACGAGTTCCTCAAGCTGTTCGGTTTCGGTTTAGCCGGTGTGGACTATGATTCCGACATTGATCCGGATGTGCCCTTGAACTAATGCTTAAGGATAGAGGAAAATCATTCCGTTGTTTGATCGCATTTGCGGTGATCAGGCTTCACAAACCTGATTTAACGGAACGATTTTCCTTTATTGCATAAGACTTATCTCCAAAAACCCAAGCGATCGGAGATTTCCAAGCTGGCGCTGATGATCTTTTTGGCATAAGGGCGTATTTTGTATGGCTGGATGCGCTCTGCCGGACCGACGACGGTGATGGCTGCGACCACCTTGCCTGAATAATCGCGGACGGGAGCGGCTATGGAAACAACGCCTTCGAGCAATTCGTTTTTACTGTAGGCAAACCCCTGCTCTCTGATTGTTTTTAAATTTTCCCGAAATTCATCAGGATTTGTAGTTGTATATTTAGTCACGGATTTCAGTCCGTTCTCCAGCATTTTTTCAATGAATTCCTTGCTCTGATAGGCCAACAATACTTTTCCCGAGCTCGTGCAGTAAGCGGGGTTTCTTTTTCCGTAATGAGTCAGAATGCGAACGGGATGCTTGCATTCCACCTTGTGCAAATACAGTGTGTCCATCCCTTCCAGAACGCAAATATGCGCCGTTTCACCGAGTTCTTTGACCAATTCAAAAAGGATGTGCTGGGCTTCCCTGTGGATTTCCAAATTGCTGGTTGCCGCTCCGCTTAAGGCAAGCACGGACAGCCCCAATCGGAACCGGTTGGTCTCCGGGCTTTTGACAACAAAATCCTCATGGGCCAATGTGGCCAAAAGTCGGCTGACCGTGCTTTTGCTCAATCCGAGCGATACAGCCAAATCGCTCACGCGCAATTCCGGCT is drawn from Ferviditalea candida and contains these coding sequences:
- the fabV gene encoding enoyl-ACP reductase FabV, producing MIIQPKIRGFICTTAHPAGCAEHVREQIEYVKSQKPVQGPKKALIIGASTGYGLASRITAAFGSGASTIGVFFERPASGDRTASAGWYNTAAFTKAAREAGLYAGNINGDAFSDEIKQETIQLIKEKLGKVDMVVYSLASPRRTHPKTGEAFSSVIKPTGKPFTSKTVNANSGEVSEVTIASATEEEIRQTIAVMGGEDWEMWMDALKQTGVLAEGAVTVAYSYIGPEVTHAIYREGTIGKAKDDLEATAHRLTEKLGDIGGRAYVSVNKALVTQSSSAIPVVPLYISLLYKVMKEKGLHEGCIEQIYRLFADRLYNGALTETDEQGRIRIDELEMRQEVQQEVDSLWKQVNTANLAELSDIQGYRDEFLKLFGFGLAGVDYDSDIDPDVPLN
- a CDS encoding IclR family transcriptional regulator gives rise to the protein MEKNEKQDHLLSSVTNALRILRSFSMEQPELRVSDLAVSLGLSKSTVSRLLATLAHEDFVVKSPETNRFRLGLSVLALSGAATSNLEIHREAQHILFELVKELGETAHICVLEGMDTLYLHKVECKHPVRILTHYGKRNPAYCTSSGKVLLAYQSKEFIEKMLENGLKSVTKYTTTNPDEFRENLKTIREQGFAYSKNELLEGVVSIAAPVRDYSGKVVAAITVVGPAERIQPYKIRPYAKKIISASLEISDRLGFWR